The region TCATGGACAAAAACGGTGTGCAAGAGTCGTACCCGAAGGCATGGACGCTACAAGACGTGCAACGTGCGCTATCATGCGGCGATATTGGGATGATCCAGATCCAATCGAACAGCGGATACACAATCGATGGGCATGCTTGTTCGGCATCTGGACTAAGTATCGGTGGCGGCTTAGGCTTTCCCGTTGAAGTCAATGGACAGATCGAGGTAGCTACTCATTTTAGGCGGTATTTGTTGCCTTGGATCGAAGATGCTAACGACGACACGCTTGAGCGCGTCCTTGTGCAGATCGATCCAGAAGCGATAGACTTTGTGTCGATTGTCCATGAAGAGGATGCACAACCACAAAAGCAGTTTATTGCTGTTTTTTCAGACGGTGGCATCATCACAACGATCAAAATGGGTACAGATCTGCGCGAATTGATTCTGTACATGCAAACGCAATGCGATGATCGATTTGATCCTGAGACAGACGACGCACGTATTTTCGACTCGTTAGAGAACGAAGTATACGTATTGCCTAGTCCTGGAGCGCTCGAAACAGAAAACCTAGGCGTGTACTATTGCTCGAACTGCCAACAAGCAGAACGGGTCCACGTGGTACAACGCGTGTTTTGCACTTCGTGTGGAACACGCATGGAACGATTGGACACGCTTGGTTAAGTATCCGAGGTAAAAGAGAGGTGAAATTCCTCGTCGTATCACAACCACAACGTCTCATGACGAACCTCATGTCGGCAATAAGTGTTTTCATGTTTCTACACACGCTGTTGCATCACCGCACATTTTTTGACGCACATAAAGGCTTTATGCGGTCTGAAGCGGCGATGGATCACGTGTTGGAAGTATCGTTGTAACCAGTCAAAGCCCTCTTCTCAAGGGGGCTTTGACTGGTTATACTCAACATAAGAAGGAGACCAACCAATGCCTATCTATCACAATGAACCTATTGATCTCATGGTTGACTACGCGTTCAAACAATTGTTTGGACAAGCGAGAAATAAGGACCTATTGATGTCCTTTCTCAATGCGTTGCTTACAAACAGCCTAGCTTCACCGATCATCTCTGTGCAATTTGGTAACACAGAGCAGGCACAAGAATATCGAGAAGATAAGCTCTCTCGCATGGATGTGTTCGTAGAAACGGATCAACAAGAGCGCATCAACATTGAAATGCAAGTGGCGCATGACTACGGTATGGCGAAACGCACCTTGTATTACTGGGCGGAACTGTATCGTGGGCAAGTGGTATCAGGCGCTTCCTATCAAGAATTGCATCGAGTGATCACGATTAACCTGATTGACTTTGTGCAATTCCCATCGACGGACAGGTATCATACGAGTTATCATGTGGTTGAGGATCAAACGCATGAACGGTTGTCAGATGCATTAGAAGTTCACTTTGTTGAAATGCCAAAGCTACGCAAAACGATCACCGATTTAGAAAAAGCTGTACAGGATCCACTGGAAAAATGGTTACTCCTCTTGGAATCCGGCAAAAATAAAACGATACACCATGTATTGGAGGTGGCGGCGATGAATGATGTGGAATTAAAAAAAGCGTTAGATGAAGTAGAAGAAATCGGACGCAACCCAGAGAATTGGGCACTCTACATCTCACGCAAAAAAGCCATTCTTGATGAGGTGAGTCGAGAAGCGTCTTATCGTGAACGTATTGAAAAAGCTCATGAACAAGGCATGGAAAAAGCCCGAATCGAACTAATTCAGCTCATGTTATCAAAGAAACTTTCACCTGAAGAAATCACAAACCTGACCGATATTCCACTAGAGGATATTAAGAAAATAGCAGAATCGATCCACTAATTAATAGCGGAATTAAACCGTCTACCATTGGGTAGGCGGTTTTTTTAATGAAAGTGCTTATGGGAAAAGGTATATCTTCCAATTGAATAGTGTGGTATATTCAAAAATATCTATGATCAGAAGATCGTATTCTAACCTATAAGTACATCCCATATTGCATAAGTATGCATAGGTTATAGACAGCCGTAATGTCGCTATTGGGCCGTAATATCCCATAGCGTATCTCTTGAAAATTCATGTAACAACCCAATAGATATCCTCATGGAACGGAAGGTGCGAGGTGAACTCAGCATGGTGAACGGCGGATTGCCAGTTAGACTCCGTGATTTGATATTACCTGATGACGTGGAGATTGCAATTCCTTGGTATACAGATGCCGAAGTTCTTTATTTTTCGGAAGGTCCCAATGTAGCGCCATTCGATTACAATCGAATTGAGAAAATGTATAAATGGCTGTCGCAAAGAGGACAAGTCTACATTATTGAGGTATTTGACGGCGGCTGGGTTCCAGT is a window of Sulfoacidibacillus ferrooxidans DNA encoding:
- a CDS encoding Rpn family recombination-promoting nuclease/putative transposase — translated: MPIYHNEPIDLMVDYAFKQLFGQARNKDLLMSFLNALLTNSLASPIISVQFGNTEQAQEYREDKLSRMDVFVETDQQERINIEMQVAHDYGMAKRTLYYWAELYRGQVVSGASYQELHRVITINLIDFVQFPSTDRYHTSYHVVEDQTHERLSDALEVHFVEMPKLRKTITDLEKAVQDPLEKWLLLLESGKNKTIHHVLEVAAMNDVELKKALDEVEEIGRNPENWALYISRKKAILDEVSREASYRERIEKAHEQGMEKARIELIQLMLSKKLSPEEITNLTDIPLEDIKKIAESIH